The genomic segment catgagagcaccagctgttccagacaacttTGTCATAATACTCTCGGTAGCctatgtgagcaagacctttaaaaaggtcaacattcacaaggccgcagggccagacggattacaagGATAtgagcatgcgtggaccaactggcaagtgtcttcactgacattttcaaccactccctgtaatacctacatgtttcaagcagactattagtccctgtgaccaagaaagcaaaggtgacctgcctaaatgactaccgccccatagaaatcacatctgtagccatgaagtgctttgaaaggctggtcatggctcacatcaacaccatcatcccggaatccctagatccactccaattcgcataacgccccaacagattcagagacgacgcaatctcaatcacactctacactgccctttcccatgttgacaaagggaacacctatgtgagaatgctgttcattgactacagctcagcattcatcaCCATAGTGCCCATATAGCTCaatactaagctaaggaccctgggactaaacacctcctactgcatctggatcctggacttcctgacgggccgtccccaggtagTAAGggcaggcaacaacacatctgccacgttgatcctcaatGCGAAGGcctctcctgtgctccctgttcacccatggccGCGTCTCCAAgcactactccaacaccatcattacgtttgctgatgacacaacgatgagacagcctatagggagctggtcagagacctggcagtgtggggccaggacaacaacctctccctcaacgtgagcaagaaaAAGGAGataatcatggactacaggaaaaggaaggcccgaccacacccccattcacatcggcggggctgtagtggagcgggtcgagagcttcaagttctttgatGTTCACATCAcctacaaactatcatggtccaaacacaccaaaaccgTTGTGAAGATTGCACGACAACAggttttcccctcaggagactgaaaagatttggcatggcatggtccccagatcctcaaaaagttctacagctgcaaaattgagagcatcctgactggttgcatcactgcctggtatgtcaactgctcggccttcaaccataaggcgctacagaaggtACTGTGTATGGTCCAGTAAATCACTTGGGCCaaggttcctgccatccaggaactatgtactaggcagtgtcagaggaaggccccaaaaatggtcaaagactccagtcacccaggtcatatagactgttctctctgctactaccCAGCAAGCGGAACCAGATTGCCAAATTTAGGcacaaaaggcttcttaacagcttctacccccaagccataagaccgttGAACAAATGGCCATCCGGaatattgactcagtaccagtaccccctgtatatagcctcattattgttattttattgtgttactttttatattatttttttactgtagtttatttagtaaatcatTTCTTAACcctatttattgaactgcattgttggcttaggtcttgtaagtaagcatttcactgtaaggtctacaactgttgtatttggcgcatatgacacataaaattagatttgatgttGTCATGTCCCTTCCATGTTAGTCTGGCTTTTAATGTAATGACGTTGTTGGTGTATAAATCTGAACTTCTTATTTTTGCACGGAACTGATTAGACAAAGGTAGGTTTGAAATGGTGAATTAAGGCCAAGATTACGTCACGTTtaaacactggaacactggaaTGCACAATGTTGTAGCTCGGGGGCTTTTGTGGGTTATATTCTCACATAACGATACAAAAAATTTGAATGTTATTCAACTATTTCTATAATTGATAGAACCTAAACATTCTATCACTGTTTAAATTCAAATGCGGCTGGGGTGTGTCTCTCGTGTGTCCACAAGAGAAACAGCTCATATTGCAATTACACCCCAGACACTACCTGAACAACAGCTATGGATCTGTCAGCTACCACAGTAATGGGTAGGCCCATGAATACTGGCCTAAACTATTAGGATTATAAAAAGGTAATATTTTGATCAAACACATTTACAAAAATGAATACACATACAAAGCACTCTAATTCAGCACCCAAGGagcttgaattttcaagctctacccttagatttggcagTGACACATTGTCCCAAtgaatgacagaacactgagccaatcacggcgcaactagagaacattaccaacaacTATGCTcagtattttccactggctgccccaccacagaaagtactgcgctaggctgaaacacctgcatttatGAGCTGCGTTACtcaagaaataaataaaaaataccatGTTTTTATGGAGGGTTTATTAACATTAAAAGAAGttaacattgtttgcaaactgatatttGACCATACTCCTAAAATGTGCTTGTTTCTAACCCTGCAGTTTGTGCCAAGGCTTGTATTTCACAAagcatgatgatgataataataatagacTTTATTTCTTTACCATCTTTCTTAGAATATATTGCAGTCCAGTGAACTTTACAGATCAGGACTTAAACAGGTAAAAAATGTAGTGACAAATATTGAGAACATATTGATAAAAGAACCGGATCAACCAGGTACCTTTATTAAACCTGTTTAAGCACTCAGAAAGTAaaacattacagagatacagtatgtgtttgattttctgttttattactagAAGATGTTGGGAATATTCAGTCAGTTATAGAGCCTACCATGCCCATTTCAAGGGATTACATTTGGTTGATGACATAGGATTaggatgatgataataataataataataataatacacttgATTTCTTTACAACGTATTGCAGTCCAGTGAGCTTTACAGATCAGGACTTAAACAGGTAAAAACATAGTGACAAATATTGAGAACATATTGATAAAAGAACAGGATCAACCAGGTACCTTTATTAAACCTGTTTAAGCACTCAGAAAGTAaaacattacagagatacagtatgtgtttgaTTTTCTGCTTTATTACTAGGTAATGGATCTTGGGAATATTGTTTGGTTGGTTGATGACACAGGATGAGGAAGTGCAAATATTGAGTTATTGCAGAACGTGTAGTCGAGGCTGGCGGgagaagctataggaggacgggatGACTGGAATGGGATTAATAGGATAATAGGATTAATAGGAACGAAAGTTTGATGTGATTAATACCACTCTATTTTTTCCATTTCAgccaatgagcccatcctcctatagcgtATTCCTCTAGCCACCTCTGTCTTGTAGGAAAGCTGAAAAGGAAATGTAAGTCATTGATAATCATTTCTGTGATACGTCTGTGTTCAAAAATAGATGGACACAATCATCAATTAAAATATTGAAAACAAAACACGTCATTCACTCgttatgataataataataataataataataataatattaaaaataataataataataataatacacgtCATTCACTCgttatgataataataataataataataaaaataataataataataataataatacacgtCATTCACTCgttatgataataataataataataataaaaaaataaataataataataataaaacacgTCATTCACTCgttatgataataataataataataaaaataatcataataataataataatacacgtCATTCACTCgttatgataataataataataataaaaataataataataataataataataatacacgtCATTCACTCGTTATGAACTACTATTTAAACGATGAAAATGCCAAGTGCTTTATATTTAATATTCAACGGGACAAGATAAGTAATGTATGAGTTACATGCATGTCTCCCCATTTCAACACCCTTGATAAACTTTACGCACGTACGGTGGTGGGTTTAGGTATAGGCGAGGTATTGGCAGCCGCTTAGGGCAGCATCTTGTCGGGGGCGGTACTGGGGCATCCTCACAAAAACAATCgtaatggtgacatttgcgcgaTTGGTTTTCTATTGCTCATTTGCACGTTACATCAATGACATCATGTCACCTTCGGGAACGGGGAATCTATCAATTAgcacacctctaactttgtacagtactaatgcaattagtaaaatcagtcacactgtgaaatgctaccaaataaacaacaattcattcataatactgtgaatgtATAATTTCACAGACATATTTTTGCATTTTTCTCTGGTTTGTGTGAAATCGTTAAGAAcaatataaaaccagtctgctcaccaccaaggtgaattggtttagtcttgactcttggttgatgGTGTAattacagttagtgcagaatggtgATTTTTTTTGGGGGCAGAAGGGGGGTTCGCCCAGgaagccatacaagctagaaccgccactgcgCATTTAGCAACCTATGTAGCAACCTAGCAACCTATGCGTAAAGATCAATCGTTAACTACTTGAACTTTAATTCTCCTGAACATGGTGAGTACTTTGCTCTTGATCTCTTTAGTTTTCAGAGAGTAGACGATGGGGTTGAGACAGGGCGGGATGCACGAGGCCAGCGACAGGCTCAGTACGCGCAGGTCAGGGTCTGGTTTGATGCGCGCTAATAACCCAACCATGAAAATAATCAGAACCGGAAAGAAGAATACTGCCACTAGAATGAGGTGCTCAGTGCAGGTGGCCAGCGCTTTCACACGACTCTCAACGCTTTTCATCCTGAACACAGCGATTAGAATACTCATGTATGACAGAATGATGAAGGACAGTGGGCCGAGGAGGATAGCCAGGCTCAGAACTGAAGCCACAGCCCATTGCAGGGTGTTGTCGTTACATGCCAGCCGAAACACTGGTGCGTAATCACAGAAATAGCTGTAGACGTTAACGGAATCGCAGTAGGACAGCCTGGTCATAATTGCAGCACTGAATATCTGTATACCaagacagaagcaccagatgaCACCGAGAATACACGACATACTCGTCATGGTGTTGATGGAGCCGTGCCTCAGAGGGAAACATATGGCGATCATACGGTCATAGGCGAGCACGGCGATGGAGAACGATTCCATAGATATGAAGGAATAATACACATACATCTGTACCATACACAGATTAAACGGCACAAAATTGTTCTTAGCAAGAAACGCCTTTAGCATACCGGGAATAATGCAAGTATTCAGCACCAGATCAACCACCGCGAGGTTACCAACCGCCATAAACTTGGGGTTGTGGAGGCGATGGTCCACCATGATTATATAGATCACAAATGTGTTGAACACGACTGATACCACGTAAACGAAAGCGAGGAAGATGAAGTAGAGGTTGGCAAAGGGCAGGGAGGTGAAGCCGATGATGTAGAACCCTGGAGGATGGATTAGAACGGAGGAGTCGTTCCATTGCAACCTGCGGAGGAATGTCATGGCTGAGCTGGTTCCGCACACCTGCGCTCCAGGCCTATGCatgcacagacaaacacaaacgCTTGCTCCGTTGATGCGTAAAAcctgaaaggagagagacagagttagcAATGTGTGGATCATAAGGACTTCATCAGTCAGCTTACAAGTAGCAACAGCCAGTATGAT from the Oncorhynchus tshawytscha isolate Ot180627B linkage group LG33, Otsh_v2.0, whole genome shotgun sequence genome contains:
- the LOC112230701 gene encoding olfactory receptor 2AT4-like, whose amino-acid sequence is MTFLRRLQWNDSSVLIHPPGFYIIGFTSLPFANLYFIFLAFVYVVSVVFNTFVIYIIMVDHRLHNPKFMAVGNLAVVDLVLNTCIIPGMLKAFLAKNNFVPFNLCMVQMYVYYSFISMESFSIAVLAYDRMIAICFPLRHGSINTMTSMSCILGVIWCFCLGIQIFSAAIMTRLSYCDSVNVYSYFCDYAPVFRLACNDNTLQWAVASVLSLAILLGPLSFIILSYMSILIAVFRMKSVESRVKALATCTEHLILVAVFFFPVLIIFMVGLLARIKPDPDLRVLSLSLASCIPPCLNPIVYSLKTKEIKSKVLTMFRRIKVQVVND